A portion of the Juglans microcarpa x Juglans regia isolate MS1-56 chromosome 1D, Jm3101_v1.0, whole genome shotgun sequence genome contains these proteins:
- the LOC121256987 gene encoding F-box/kelch-repeat protein SKIP20-like, translated as MGQTESSTENFQKQQQQQQLHPQKQLIPGLPDEIAMECLVRVPHQFHPTMKLVCQSWRFLIMNPSFYQERRRSGMAEHIVCLVQPVPRSPPSLTESSDSDMTQLSNRNTTTKEEEVDAKSSTARLIQYGLSIYNATHQTWHRMMMRPGGGHVRIPMFCQCVALPAPGKLLLLGGWDPDTLEPVPDVYVLDLIGGVQWRRAAPMSVARSFFACGVVGQSMVYVAGGHDNQKNAMRSAEVYDADADEWRTLPPMAEERDECQGLSWEGDYRFWVVSGYSTDSQGRFRSDAECFDPVTGSWSRIEGVWPYPSVSPRGLTTTVTIADKSNNGSHHNQNQYQWWWFLGSPQQHQDNGGVKELDNSNNIIWKVVDHLQLPGGINGTTSICVNTLGLGPDQYFANTHNQQLQRVFLMSSGGGGGRGTSSSSVTCGECECECAGEGTYILSTKWNHVHTPPAFSGFPYSASCLMV; from the coding sequence ATGGGACAAACAGAGAGCAGTACCGAGAATTTCcagaaacaacaacaacaacaacaactacaTCCACAAAAGCAGTTGATTCCAGGCCTACCCGATGAGATAGCCATGGAATGTTTGGTTAGAGTGCCCCACCAATTCCATCCCACCATGAAATTAGTGTGCCAGAGTTGGCGATTCTTGATCATGAATCCTTCATTCTACCAAGAAAGACGCCGATCCGGCATGGCTGAGCATATCGTTTGCCTTGTTCAACCTGTTCCACGCTCTCCACCATCACTAACAGAGTCCTCTGACTCTGATATGACACAGTTATCCAACCGCAACACCACCACCAAGGAAGAGGAGGTTGATGCAAAGAGCTCTACCGCTCGTCTAATTCAGTACGGGCTGAGCATCTACAACGCCACCCACCAAACTTGGCACCGCATGATGATGAGGCCTGGGGGCGGACATGTGCGAATTCCCATGTTCTGCCAGTGCGTGGCACTTCCCGCACCTGGGAAGCTCCTGCTCTTGGGTGGTTGGGATCCTGATACTTTAGAACCGGTGCCTGATGTGTATGTCCTGGATTTGATCGGCGGTGTCCAGTGGAGACGTGCAGCCCCCATGTCAGTGGCGCGCTCTTTCTTCGCCTGTGGAGTCGTAGGACAATCGATGGTTTATGTGGCAGGGGGGCACGACAACCAGAAGAATGCTATGCGATCGGCAGAGGTGTATGACGCAGATGCAGACGAGTGGAGGACGCTGCCGCCCATGGCAGAGGAGAGGGACGAGTGCCAAGGTCTCTCCTGGGAGGGGGATTATCGGTTCTGGGTGGTCAGCGGGTACAGCACGGACAGCCAAGGACGATTCCGGTCGGACGCAGAGTGCTTTGACCCTGTTACTGGGTCTTGGTCCAGAATTGAAGGTGTTTGGCCATACCCGAGTGTCAGTCCCAGAGGCCTCACCACCACTGTTACCATTGCTGACAAGAGTAACAACGGCAGCCACCACAATCAAAACCAATACCAATGGTGGTGGTTTCTGGGAAGCCCACAACAGCATCAAGACAACGGGGGAGTGAAGGAATTAGACAACAGCAATAACATCATCTGGAAAGTGGTGGATCACCTCCAGCTTCCCGGCGGAATTAACGGGACGACATCAATCTGTGTCAACACTCTTGGGCTCGGTCCAGATCAATATTTCGCAAATACTCACAATCAGCAGCTGCAGAGAGTGTTCTTGATGAGCAgtggcggcggcggcggcaGAGGAACATCTTCATCGTCAGTGACTTGTGGCGAATGCGAATGCGAATGTGCAGGAGAAGGAACATACATTTTGTCCACCAAGTGGAATCATGTCCACACGCCTCCCGCATTTTCTGGCTTCCCCTACTCGGCTTCATGCCTCATGGTCTGA